From a single Loigolactobacillus coryniformis subsp. coryniformis KCTC 3167 = DSM 20001 genomic region:
- a CDS encoding DUF378 domain-containing protein: MKTLDSIALGLLIIGGLNWLLVGLFNFDLVATIFGGQTALLSKIVYIVVGICALYSLKFFSLIAKSVRREA, encoded by the coding sequence ATGAAAACCTTAGATAGCATTGCACTTGGTTTATTGATTATTGGTGGCTTAAATTGGCTGCTTGTGGGCTTATTCAACTTTGATCTAGTTGCGACGATCTTCGGCGGTCAAACTGCACTACTCTCTAAAATCGTGTATATTGTTGTTGGGATCTGTGCACTTTATTCACTTAAGTTCTTTTCACTGATTGCCAAATCAGTCAGGCGCGAAGCTTAG